One region of Callithrix jacchus isolate 240 chromosome 16, calJac240_pri, whole genome shotgun sequence genomic DNA includes:
- the MAF1 gene encoding repressor of RNA polymerase III transcription MAF1 homolog isoform X2 yields MKLLENSSFEAINSQLTVETGDAHIIGRIESYSCKMAGDDKHMFKQFCQEGQPHVLEALSPPQTSGLSPSRLSKSQGGEDEGPLSDKCSRKTLFYLIATLNESFRPDYDFSTARSHEFSREPSLSWVVNAVNCSLFSAVREDFKALKPQLWNAVDEEICLAECDIYSYNPDLDSDPFGEDGSLWSFNYFFYNKRLKRIVFFSCRSIRVPVICM; encoded by the exons ATGAAGCTGTTGGAGAACTCGAGCTTTGAAGCCATCAACTCACAGCTGACTGTGGAGACTGGCGATGCCCACATCATCGGCAG GATTGAGAGCTACTCATGTAAGATGGCAGGAGATGACAAGCacatgttcaagcagttctgccagGAGGGCCAGCCCCACGTGCTGGAGGCACTCTCTCCACCCCAGACCTCAGGCCTCAGCCCCAGCAG ACTCAGCAAAAGCCAAGGTGGAGAAGACGAAGGCCCCCTCAGTGACAAGTGCAGCCGCAAGACCCTCTTCTACCTGATTGCCACACTCAATGAGTCCTTCAGGCCTGACTATGACTTCAGCACAGCCCGCAGCCATGAATTCAGCCGGGAGCCCAGCCTTAGCTGG GTGGTGAATGCAGTCAACTGCAGTCTGTTCTCAGCTGTGCGGGAGGACTTCAAGGCCCTGAAACCACAGCTGTGGAACGCGGTGGACGAGGAGATCTGCCTGGCTGAATGTGACATCTACAG CTATAACCCAGACTTGGACTCAGACCCCTTCGGGGAGGATGGTAGCCTCTGGTCCTTCAACTACTTCTTCTACAACAAGCGGCTCAAGCGAATTGTCTTCTTTAGCTGCCGCTCCATCAG GGTCCCAGTGATCTGTATGTGA
- the MAF1 gene encoding repressor of RNA polymerase III transcription MAF1 homolog isoform X1, whose product MKLLENSSFEAINSQLTVETGDAHIIGRIESYSCKMAGDDKHMFKQFCQEGQPHVLEALSPPQTSGLSPSRLSKSQGGEDEGPLSDKCSRKTLFYLIATLNESFRPDYDFSTARSHEFSREPSLSWVVNAVNCSLFSAVREDFKALKPQLWNAVDEEICLAECDIYSYNPDLDSDPFGEDGSLWSFNYFFYNKRLKRIVFFSCRSISGSTYTSSEAGNELDMELGEEEVEEESRSGGSGGGAEETSTMEEDRVPVICM is encoded by the exons ATGAAGCTGTTGGAGAACTCGAGCTTTGAAGCCATCAACTCACAGCTGACTGTGGAGACTGGCGATGCCCACATCATCGGCAG GATTGAGAGCTACTCATGTAAGATGGCAGGAGATGACAAGCacatgttcaagcagttctgccagGAGGGCCAGCCCCACGTGCTGGAGGCACTCTCTCCACCCCAGACCTCAGGCCTCAGCCCCAGCAG ACTCAGCAAAAGCCAAGGTGGAGAAGACGAAGGCCCCCTCAGTGACAAGTGCAGCCGCAAGACCCTCTTCTACCTGATTGCCACACTCAATGAGTCCTTCAGGCCTGACTATGACTTCAGCACAGCCCGCAGCCATGAATTCAGCCGGGAGCCCAGCCTTAGCTGG GTGGTGAATGCAGTCAACTGCAGTCTGTTCTCAGCTGTGCGGGAGGACTTCAAGGCCCTGAAACCACAGCTGTGGAACGCGGTGGACGAGGAGATCTGCCTGGCTGAATGTGACATCTACAG CTATAACCCAGACTTGGACTCAGACCCCTTCGGGGAGGATGGTAGCCTCTGGTCCTTCAACTACTTCTTCTACAACAAGCGGCTCAAGCGAATTGTCTTCTTTAGCTGCCGCTCCATCAG TGGCTCCACCTACACATCCTCAGAGGCAGGCAATGAGCTGGACAtggagctgggggaggaggaggtggaggaagaaagcagaagtggaggcagtgggggtggggccGAGGAGACCAGCACCATGGAGGAGGACAG GGTCCCAGTGATCTGTATGTGA
- the SHARPIN gene encoding sharpin isoform X1: MAPPAGGAAAAAASDPGSAAVLLAVHAAVRPLGAGPDAETQLRRLQLSGDPERPGRFRLELLGVGPGAVSLEWPLESVSYTIRGPSQHELQPPPGGPGTLSLHFLNAQEAQRWAVLVRGATVEGHNGSMRGKHEEAEQAGSGPGSSSSSPPTLGPEACPVSLPSPPEAPTLKTPPPEADLPRSPGNLMEREELAGRLARAIAGGDEKGAAQAAAVLAQHREALSVQLQEACFPPGPIRLQVTLEDAASAASTASSAHIALQVHPHCTIAALQEQVFSELGFPPAVQRWVIGQCLCVPERSLASYGVRQDGDPAFLYLLTAPQEAPAIGPSPHRPQKTDGELGRLFPASLGLPPGPQPATSSLPSPLQPGWPCPSCTFINAPSRPGCEMCSTQRPCTWDPLAAAST, from the exons ATGGCGCCGCCAGCaggcggggcggcggcggcggcggcctcTGACCCGGGCTCGGCCGCAGTGCTCTTGGCTGTGCACGCCGCGGTGAGGCCGTTGGGCGCCGGGCCAGACGCCGAGACACAGCTGCGGAGGCTGCAGCTGAGCGGGGACCCTGAGCGGCCTGGGCGCTTCCGGCTGGAGTTGCTGGGCGTGGGACCCGGGGCG GTCAGTTTAGAGTGGCCCCTGGAGTCAGTCTCCTACACCATTCGAGGCCCCAGCCAGCACGAGCTGCAGCCTCCACCAGGAGGGCCTGGAACCCTCAGCCTGCACTTCCTCAACGCTCAGGAAGCTCAGCGGTGGGCAGTCCTGGTCCGAGGTGCCACCGTGGAAGGACACAATG GAAGCATGAGAGGCAAGCATGAAGAGGCAGAGCAGGCAGGGTCAGGACCTG gcagcagcagcagctcaccACCAACCCTGGGCCCAGAGGCATGCCCTGTCTCCCTGCCCAGTCCCCCGGAAGCCCCAACACTCAAGACCCCTCCACCTGAGGCAGATCTTCCTAGGAGCCCTGGAAACTTGATGGAGAGAG AAGAGCTGGCAGGGCGCCTGGCCCGGGCCATTGCAGGTGGGGACGAGAAGGGGGCAGCCCAAGCAGCAGCTGTCCTGGCCCAGCATCGTGAGGCCCTCAGTGTTCAGCTTCAGGAGGCCTGCTTTCCACCTGGCCCCATCAG ACTGCAGGTCACACTTGAAGATGCTGCTTCTGCTGCAtccactgcatcctctgcccaCATCGCACTGCAGGTCCACCCCCACTGCACCATTGCAGCTCTCCAGGAGCAG GTGTTCTCAGAGCTTGGTTTCCCGCCGGCCGTGCAACGCTGGGTCATTGGGCAGTGCTTGTGTGTGCCTGAGCGCAGTCTTGCCTCCTATGGGGTTCGGCAGGATGGGGACCCTGCTTTCCTCTACCTGCTGACAGCTCCTCAAGAAGCCCCAG CCATAGGACCCAGCCCTCATCGCCCCCAGAAGACGGATGGGGAACTTGGACGCTTGTTTCCCGCATCATTGGGTCTGCCCCCAGGCCCCCAGCCAGCCACTTCCAGCCTGCCCAGTCCTCTCCAG CCCGGCTGGCCCTGTCCTTCCTGCACCTTCATCAATGCCCCAAGCCGCCCTGGCTGTGAGATGTGTAGCACCCAGAGGCCCTGCACTTGGGACCCCCTTGCCGCAGCTTCCACCTAA
- the SHARPIN gene encoding sharpin isoform X2, whose amino-acid sequence MAPPAGGAAAAAASDPGSAAVLLAVHAAVRPLGAGPDAETQLRRLQLSGDPERPGRFRLELLGVGPGAVSLEWPLESVSYTIRGPSQHELQPPPGGPGTLSLHFLNAQEAQRWAVLVRGATVEGHNGSMRGKHEEAEQAGSGPGSSSSSPPTLGPEACPVSLPSPPEAPTLKTPPPEADLPRSPGNLMEREELAGRLARAIAGGDEKGAAQAAAVLAQHREALSVQLQEACFPPGPIRLQVTLEDAASAASTASSAHIALQVHPHCTIAALQEQVFSELGFPPAVQRWVIGQCLCVPERSLASYGVRQDGDPAFLYLLTAPQEAPGPSPHRPQKTDGELGRLFPASLGLPPGPQPATSSLPSPLQPGWPCPSCTFINAPSRPGCEMCSTQRPCTWDPLAAAST is encoded by the exons ATGGCGCCGCCAGCaggcggggcggcggcggcggcggcctcTGACCCGGGCTCGGCCGCAGTGCTCTTGGCTGTGCACGCCGCGGTGAGGCCGTTGGGCGCCGGGCCAGACGCCGAGACACAGCTGCGGAGGCTGCAGCTGAGCGGGGACCCTGAGCGGCCTGGGCGCTTCCGGCTGGAGTTGCTGGGCGTGGGACCCGGGGCG GTCAGTTTAGAGTGGCCCCTGGAGTCAGTCTCCTACACCATTCGAGGCCCCAGCCAGCACGAGCTGCAGCCTCCACCAGGAGGGCCTGGAACCCTCAGCCTGCACTTCCTCAACGCTCAGGAAGCTCAGCGGTGGGCAGTCCTGGTCCGAGGTGCCACCGTGGAAGGACACAATG GAAGCATGAGAGGCAAGCATGAAGAGGCAGAGCAGGCAGGGTCAGGACCTG gcagcagcagcagctcaccACCAACCCTGGGCCCAGAGGCATGCCCTGTCTCCCTGCCCAGTCCCCCGGAAGCCCCAACACTCAAGACCCCTCCACCTGAGGCAGATCTTCCTAGGAGCCCTGGAAACTTGATGGAGAGAG AAGAGCTGGCAGGGCGCCTGGCCCGGGCCATTGCAGGTGGGGACGAGAAGGGGGCAGCCCAAGCAGCAGCTGTCCTGGCCCAGCATCGTGAGGCCCTCAGTGTTCAGCTTCAGGAGGCCTGCTTTCCACCTGGCCCCATCAG ACTGCAGGTCACACTTGAAGATGCTGCTTCTGCTGCAtccactgcatcctctgcccaCATCGCACTGCAGGTCCACCCCCACTGCACCATTGCAGCTCTCCAGGAGCAG GTGTTCTCAGAGCTTGGTTTCCCGCCGGCCGTGCAACGCTGGGTCATTGGGCAGTGCTTGTGTGTGCCTGAGCGCAGTCTTGCCTCCTATGGGGTTCGGCAGGATGGGGACCCTGCTTTCCTCTACCTGCTGACAGCTCCTCAAGAAGCCCCAG GACCCAGCCCTCATCGCCCCCAGAAGACGGATGGGGAACTTGGACGCTTGTTTCCCGCATCATTGGGTCTGCCCCCAGGCCCCCAGCCAGCCACTTCCAGCCTGCCCAGTCCTCTCCAG CCCGGCTGGCCCTGTCCTTCCTGCACCTTCATCAATGCCCCAAGCCGCCCTGGCTGTGAGATGTGTAGCACCCAGAGGCCCTGCACTTGGGACCCCCTTGCCGCAGCTTCCACCTAA
- the SHARPIN gene encoding sharpin isoform X3 — MAPPAGGAAAAAASDPGSAAVLLAVHAAVRPLGAGPDAETQLRRLQLSGDPERPGRFRLELLGVGPGAVSLEWPLESVSYTIRGPSQHELQPPPGGPGTLSLHFLNAQEAQRWAVLVRGATVEGHNGSSSSSPPTLGPEACPVSLPSPPEAPTLKTPPPEADLPRSPGNLMEREELAGRLARAIAGGDEKGAAQAAAVLAQHREALSVQLQEACFPPGPIRLQVTLEDAASAASTASSAHIALQVHPHCTIAALQEQVFSELGFPPAVQRWVIGQCLCVPERSLASYGVRQDGDPAFLYLLTAPQEAPAIGPSPHRPQKTDGELGRLFPASLGLPPGPQPATSSLPSPLQPGWPCPSCTFINAPSRPGCEMCSTQRPCTWDPLAAAST; from the exons ATGGCGCCGCCAGCaggcggggcggcggcggcggcggcctcTGACCCGGGCTCGGCCGCAGTGCTCTTGGCTGTGCACGCCGCGGTGAGGCCGTTGGGCGCCGGGCCAGACGCCGAGACACAGCTGCGGAGGCTGCAGCTGAGCGGGGACCCTGAGCGGCCTGGGCGCTTCCGGCTGGAGTTGCTGGGCGTGGGACCCGGGGCG GTCAGTTTAGAGTGGCCCCTGGAGTCAGTCTCCTACACCATTCGAGGCCCCAGCCAGCACGAGCTGCAGCCTCCACCAGGAGGGCCTGGAACCCTCAGCCTGCACTTCCTCAACGCTCAGGAAGCTCAGCGGTGGGCAGTCCTGGTCCGAGGTGCCACCGTGGAAGGACACAATG gcagcagcagcagctcaccACCAACCCTGGGCCCAGAGGCATGCCCTGTCTCCCTGCCCAGTCCCCCGGAAGCCCCAACACTCAAGACCCCTCCACCTGAGGCAGATCTTCCTAGGAGCCCTGGAAACTTGATGGAGAGAG AAGAGCTGGCAGGGCGCCTGGCCCGGGCCATTGCAGGTGGGGACGAGAAGGGGGCAGCCCAAGCAGCAGCTGTCCTGGCCCAGCATCGTGAGGCCCTCAGTGTTCAGCTTCAGGAGGCCTGCTTTCCACCTGGCCCCATCAG ACTGCAGGTCACACTTGAAGATGCTGCTTCTGCTGCAtccactgcatcctctgcccaCATCGCACTGCAGGTCCACCCCCACTGCACCATTGCAGCTCTCCAGGAGCAG GTGTTCTCAGAGCTTGGTTTCCCGCCGGCCGTGCAACGCTGGGTCATTGGGCAGTGCTTGTGTGTGCCTGAGCGCAGTCTTGCCTCCTATGGGGTTCGGCAGGATGGGGACCCTGCTTTCCTCTACCTGCTGACAGCTCCTCAAGAAGCCCCAG CCATAGGACCCAGCCCTCATCGCCCCCAGAAGACGGATGGGGAACTTGGACGCTTGTTTCCCGCATCATTGGGTCTGCCCCCAGGCCCCCAGCCAGCCACTTCCAGCCTGCCCAGTCCTCTCCAG CCCGGCTGGCCCTGTCCTTCCTGCACCTTCATCAATGCCCCAAGCCGCCCTGGCTGTGAGATGTGTAGCACCCAGAGGCCCTGCACTTGGGACCCCCTTGCCGCAGCTTCCACCTAA
- the SHARPIN gene encoding sharpin isoform X4, which produces MAPPAGGAAAAAASDPGSAAVLLAVHAAVRPLGAGPDAETQLRRLQLSGDPERPGRFRLELLGVGPGAVSLEWPLESVSYTIRGPSQHELQPPPGGPGTLSLHFLNAQEAQRWAVLVRGATVEGHNGSSSSSPPTLGPEACPVSLPSPPEAPTLKTPPPEADLPRSPGNLMEREELAGRLARAIAGGDEKGAAQAAAVLAQHREALSVQLQEACFPPGPIRLQVTLEDAASAASTASSAHIALQVHPHCTIAALQEQVFSELGFPPAVQRWVIGQCLCVPERSLASYGVRQDGDPAFLYLLTAPQEAPGPSPHRPQKTDGELGRLFPASLGLPPGPQPATSSLPSPLQPGWPCPSCTFINAPSRPGCEMCSTQRPCTWDPLAAAST; this is translated from the exons ATGGCGCCGCCAGCaggcggggcggcggcggcggcggcctcTGACCCGGGCTCGGCCGCAGTGCTCTTGGCTGTGCACGCCGCGGTGAGGCCGTTGGGCGCCGGGCCAGACGCCGAGACACAGCTGCGGAGGCTGCAGCTGAGCGGGGACCCTGAGCGGCCTGGGCGCTTCCGGCTGGAGTTGCTGGGCGTGGGACCCGGGGCG GTCAGTTTAGAGTGGCCCCTGGAGTCAGTCTCCTACACCATTCGAGGCCCCAGCCAGCACGAGCTGCAGCCTCCACCAGGAGGGCCTGGAACCCTCAGCCTGCACTTCCTCAACGCTCAGGAAGCTCAGCGGTGGGCAGTCCTGGTCCGAGGTGCCACCGTGGAAGGACACAATG gcagcagcagcagctcaccACCAACCCTGGGCCCAGAGGCATGCCCTGTCTCCCTGCCCAGTCCCCCGGAAGCCCCAACACTCAAGACCCCTCCACCTGAGGCAGATCTTCCTAGGAGCCCTGGAAACTTGATGGAGAGAG AAGAGCTGGCAGGGCGCCTGGCCCGGGCCATTGCAGGTGGGGACGAGAAGGGGGCAGCCCAAGCAGCAGCTGTCCTGGCCCAGCATCGTGAGGCCCTCAGTGTTCAGCTTCAGGAGGCCTGCTTTCCACCTGGCCCCATCAG ACTGCAGGTCACACTTGAAGATGCTGCTTCTGCTGCAtccactgcatcctctgcccaCATCGCACTGCAGGTCCACCCCCACTGCACCATTGCAGCTCTCCAGGAGCAG GTGTTCTCAGAGCTTGGTTTCCCGCCGGCCGTGCAACGCTGGGTCATTGGGCAGTGCTTGTGTGTGCCTGAGCGCAGTCTTGCCTCCTATGGGGTTCGGCAGGATGGGGACCCTGCTTTCCTCTACCTGCTGACAGCTCCTCAAGAAGCCCCAG GACCCAGCCCTCATCGCCCCCAGAAGACGGATGGGGAACTTGGACGCTTGTTTCCCGCATCATTGGGTCTGCCCCCAGGCCCCCAGCCAGCCACTTCCAGCCTGCCCAGTCCTCTCCAG CCCGGCTGGCCCTGTCCTTCCTGCACCTTCATCAATGCCCCAAGCCGCCCTGGCTGTGAGATGTGTAGCACCCAGAGGCCCTGCACTTGGGACCCCCTTGCCGCAGCTTCCACCTAA